Proteins encoded together in one Salvelinus namaycush isolate Seneca chromosome 26, SaNama_1.0, whole genome shotgun sequence window:
- the LOC120021389 gene encoding 7SK snRNA methylphosphate capping enzyme-like isoform X1: protein MIEMSVDKETVPTRSMKVDPVPPQKLSECTGSCNNAPKVLEVTLANSDSTDGAATCPMPDSGAQTKQSSTTDPHDQTKCVEQEAMLTEQHVNPKNGFQQPKQPQQQKLSKRRSTMIAGFKHPAGKRRRRVNSESDSVLPTNFLLGGNIFDPLNLNSLQDEEVNRALNAETPKSSPLPAKNRDPVEILIPRDITDPLNLNSRMGGRSLLVSPFKSGGRRRHRNRHHGGGGGGSTVSVLDLSDSERSGEVTNTTSSLSNLASASAASTSVLEAPSVPAVLDPQDANGNEINPSNCRHEAMLTVSAPQAKPRAQEDSSAATAGGPNHLSSRQRKRRRNSGKTEPPMVQSTLMARSGTEERGRGAGPGRDAQSSFHTPVGGPRGSSQVPGGRQPHLHNQHKQQHQGNKKFQYGNYNKYYGYRNPGCAEDPRFRCLRPEWFHGKAVLDLGCNTGHLTLCIAKKLQPARILGLDIDGGLVHAARQNIRHYLSELLAQEARRAAGDEKEKTNGPGEEREKANRREDESHSGGLTHKQNERQPSRAENGNAEKQVPAEAAGGVVLSRHAERRAQERGAEEMEDSGAPAVELGTSSFPVSLRISRGPIAAPPLPDTPTMPPGNFPSNVSFVKGNYVLESDALLLTQRPEYDVILCFSVTKWVHLNWGDDGLKRLFHRVFRHLRPGGLFVLEPQPWITYGKRKKLTDSIFKNYHSIRLKPEHFSTYLTSEVGFSSYELIGTPNSSSRGFQRPIYLFHKGT, encoded by the exons ATGATAGAGATGTCTGTTGATAAAGAGACTGTTCCAACCAGAAGTATGAAAGTGGACCCAGTGCCACCCCAGAAACTCTCAGAATGCACTGGAAGCTGCAACAATGCCCCCAAAGTGCTAGAGGTCACCCTGGCCAACTCAGACAGCACTGATGGTGCTGCTACCTGCCCCATGCCAGACAGTGGTGCCCAAACCAAGCAAAGCAGCACGACTGACCCCCACGACCAGACAAAGTGTGTTGAGCAGGAGGCCATGTTGACTGAGCAGCATGTTAACCCTAAAAATGGCTTTCAGCAACCCAAACAACCGCAGCAGCAGAAACTCTCAAAGCGTCGCAGCACAATGATTGCAGGGTTCAAGCATCCAGCAGGTAAGCGACGACGACGGGTAAACTCAGAGAGCGACTCGGTTCTGCCCACCAACTTCCTGCTGGGAGGAAACATATTTGACCCGCTGAACCTCAACAGCCTGCAGGACGAGGAGGTGAACAGGGCCCTGAACGCTGAGACGCCCAAGTCCTCCCCTCTTCCTGCCAAGAACCGCGACCCTGTGGAGATACTCATTCCCAGGGACATCACTGACCCTCTCAACCTCAACAGCAGGATGGGAGGTAGGAGCCTCCTGGTGTCGCCCTTCAAGAGTGGCGGCAGGAGGAGACACCGTAACAGAcaccatggaggaggaggtgggggttCCACAGTCTCTGTGTTGGACCTGTCAGATTCAGAGAGAAGTGGTGAAGTGACCAACACCACTTCTTCTCTGTCTAACCTGGCATCTGCTAGTGCTGCGTCTACCTCTGTTCTAGAAGCACCCAGTGTCCCAGCTGTCCTGGACCCCCAGGATGCTAATGGTAATGAGATCAACCCATCCAACTGCAGGCATGAAGCCATGCTCACTGTATCGGCCCCCCAGGCTAAGCCTCGAGCCCAGGAAGACTCCTCAGCAGCCACGGCCGGAGGCCCAAACCATCTCTCTAGCCGGCAACGCAAACGCAGACGCAACTCTGGTAAAACAGAGCCTCCTATGGTCCAATCTACTCTTATGGCCAGGTCGGGGACGGAGGAGAGGGGCCGTGGAGCTGGGCCCGGGAGAGACGCACAGTCCTCCTTCCACACCCCAGTGGGAGGTCCCAGGGGGTCCTCCCAGGTACCAGGGGGTCGGCAACCGCATCTTCACAACCAGCACAAACAACAGCACCAAGGCAACAAGAAGTTCCAGTATGGGAACTACAACAAGTACTATGGCTACCGCAATCCAGGCTGTGCCGAGGACCCACGGTTCCGTTGTCTACGTCCGGAGTGGTTCCATGGTAAAGCAGTACTGGACCTGGGCTGCAACACGGGCCACCTGACTCTGTGTATTGCTAAGAAGTTGCAGCCCGCCCGCATATTGGGGTTGGACATTGATGGGGGTCTGGTGCACGCGGCCCGCCAGAACATCAGACACTACCTGTCAGAGCTGCTGGCCCAGGAGGCCCGGCGAGCCGCAGgggatgagaaggagaagaccaatggaccaggagaggaaagggagaaggCCAACAGACGGGAAGACGAGTCACACTCAGGAGGACTAACGCACAAACAGAATGAAAGACAGCCCAGTAGGGCAGAAAATGGAAACGCTGAAAAGCAGGTCCCTGCAGAGGCAGCGGGTGGCGTGGTGTTGTCACGTCACGCAGAGAGAAGAGCTCAGGAGAGGGGGGCTGAGGAGATGGAGGACTCTGGCGCACCTGCTGTTGAACTGGGAACCAgctccttccctgtctccttaCGGATCTCCAGGGGGCCCATAGCAGCACCCCCACTCCCTGACACACCCACCATGCCTCCTGGTAACTTCCCCTCCAATGTCTCCTTTGTCAAG GGGAATTATGTCCTGGAGAGTGATGCTCTGCTGCTGACCCAGCGGCCAGAGTACGACGTCATCCTATGCTTCAGCGTTACCAAGTGGGTCCACCTGAACTGGGGAGACGATGGCCTGAAGCGCCTCTTTCACAGAGTGTTCAGACACCTGCGTCCTGGAGGCCTGTTCGTCCTGGAGCCACAGCCCTGGATCACCTACGGCAAGAGGAAGAAACTGACG GATAGCATCTTTAAGAATTACCACAGCATCCGCCTCAAACCAGAGCACTTCTCCACATACCTGACATCTGAGGTGGGATTCTCCAGCTACGAGTTGATCGGGACGCCTAACAGTTCATCAAGAG GTTTTCAGAGGCCAATCTACTTGTTTCATAAAGGAACATAA
- the LOC120021389 gene encoding 7SK snRNA methylphosphate capping enzyme-like isoform X2, with protein MIEMSVDKETVPTRSMKVDPVPPQKLSECTGSCNNAPKVLEVTLANSDSTDGAATCPMPDSGAQTKQSSTTDPHDQTKCVEQEAMLTEQHVNPKNGFQQPKQPQQQKLSKRRSTMIAGFKHPAGKRRRRVNSESDSVLPTNFLLGGNIFDPLNLNSLQDEEVNRALNAETPKSSPLPAKNRDPVEILIPRDITDPLNLNSRMGGRSLLVSPFKSGGRRRHRNRHHGGGGGGSTVSVLDLSDSERSGEVTNTTSSLSNLASASAASTSVLEAPSVPAVLDPQDANGNEINPSNCRHEAMLTVSAPQAKPRAQEDSSAATAGGPNHLSSRQRKRRRNSGKTEPPMVQSTLMARSGTEERGRGAGPGRDAQSSFHTPVGGPRGSSQVPGGRQPHLHNQHKQQHQGNKKFQYGNYNKYYGYRNPGCAEDPRFRCLRPEWFHGKAVLDLGCNTGHLTLCIAKKLQPARILGLDIDGGLVHAARQNIRHYLSELLAQEARRAAGDEKEKTNGPGEEREKANRREDESHSGGLTHKQNERQPSRAENGNAEKQVPAEAAGGVVLSRHAERRAQERGAEEMEDSGAPAVELGTSSFPVSLRISRGPIAAPPLPDTPTMPPGNFPSNVSFVKRNVPHCLQLIPCRHLSPP; from the exons ATGATAGAGATGTCTGTTGATAAAGAGACTGTTCCAACCAGAAGTATGAAAGTGGACCCAGTGCCACCCCAGAAACTCTCAGAATGCACTGGAAGCTGCAACAATGCCCCCAAAGTGCTAGAGGTCACCCTGGCCAACTCAGACAGCACTGATGGTGCTGCTACCTGCCCCATGCCAGACAGTGGTGCCCAAACCAAGCAAAGCAGCACGACTGACCCCCACGACCAGACAAAGTGTGTTGAGCAGGAGGCCATGTTGACTGAGCAGCATGTTAACCCTAAAAATGGCTTTCAGCAACCCAAACAACCGCAGCAGCAGAAACTCTCAAAGCGTCGCAGCACAATGATTGCAGGGTTCAAGCATCCAGCAGGTAAGCGACGACGACGGGTAAACTCAGAGAGCGACTCGGTTCTGCCCACCAACTTCCTGCTGGGAGGAAACATATTTGACCCGCTGAACCTCAACAGCCTGCAGGACGAGGAGGTGAACAGGGCCCTGAACGCTGAGACGCCCAAGTCCTCCCCTCTTCCTGCCAAGAACCGCGACCCTGTGGAGATACTCATTCCCAGGGACATCACTGACCCTCTCAACCTCAACAGCAGGATGGGAGGTAGGAGCCTCCTGGTGTCGCCCTTCAAGAGTGGCGGCAGGAGGAGACACCGTAACAGAcaccatggaggaggaggtgggggttCCACAGTCTCTGTGTTGGACCTGTCAGATTCAGAGAGAAGTGGTGAAGTGACCAACACCACTTCTTCTCTGTCTAACCTGGCATCTGCTAGTGCTGCGTCTACCTCTGTTCTAGAAGCACCCAGTGTCCCAGCTGTCCTGGACCCCCAGGATGCTAATGGTAATGAGATCAACCCATCCAACTGCAGGCATGAAGCCATGCTCACTGTATCGGCCCCCCAGGCTAAGCCTCGAGCCCAGGAAGACTCCTCAGCAGCCACGGCCGGAGGCCCAAACCATCTCTCTAGCCGGCAACGCAAACGCAGACGCAACTCTGGTAAAACAGAGCCTCCTATGGTCCAATCTACTCTTATGGCCAGGTCGGGGACGGAGGAGAGGGGCCGTGGAGCTGGGCCCGGGAGAGACGCACAGTCCTCCTTCCACACCCCAGTGGGAGGTCCCAGGGGGTCCTCCCAGGTACCAGGGGGTCGGCAACCGCATCTTCACAACCAGCACAAACAACAGCACCAAGGCAACAAGAAGTTCCAGTATGGGAACTACAACAAGTACTATGGCTACCGCAATCCAGGCTGTGCCGAGGACCCACGGTTCCGTTGTCTACGTCCGGAGTGGTTCCATGGTAAAGCAGTACTGGACCTGGGCTGCAACACGGGCCACCTGACTCTGTGTATTGCTAAGAAGTTGCAGCCCGCCCGCATATTGGGGTTGGACATTGATGGGGGTCTGGTGCACGCGGCCCGCCAGAACATCAGACACTACCTGTCAGAGCTGCTGGCCCAGGAGGCCCGGCGAGCCGCAGgggatgagaaggagaagaccaatggaccaggagaggaaagggagaaggCCAACAGACGGGAAGACGAGTCACACTCAGGAGGACTAACGCACAAACAGAATGAAAGACAGCCCAGTAGGGCAGAAAATGGAAACGCTGAAAAGCAGGTCCCTGCAGAGGCAGCGGGTGGCGTGGTGTTGTCACGTCACGCAGAGAGAAGAGCTCAGGAGAGGGGGGCTGAGGAGATGGAGGACTCTGGCGCACCTGCTGTTGAACTGGGAACCAgctccttccctgtctccttaCGGATCTCCAGGGGGCCCATAGCAGCACCCCCACTCCCTGACACACCCACCATGCCTCCTGGTAACTTCCCCTCCAATGTCTCCTTTGTCAAG AGAAACGTCCCACATTGTTTACAACTCATCCCCTGTCGTCATCTTTCTCCTCCGTAG